The Engraulis encrasicolus isolate BLACKSEA-1 chromosome 3, IST_EnEncr_1.0, whole genome shotgun sequence genome segment aaacttctTAAATAAGACAAAGGCACGGACCCCATCTCTACCTTCTCCTCAGCAACATCAGCAGGGTAACCAAATAATGTGTATGTGGGGGAAGTGTATGCGTTTGTGCTTGTGCAACTGTAAAaacaatgttttaaaaaaagaaataaaagcaaaacaacaaaCTAAAATAACAACGGGAAAAAGGGACAACTCAAACAAAGCaaaaggggaagggaaggggaaagggagggggagaggggggacgcATCAGGGCCCAAACATGTGGCGCACCAAACGAGCCCTCACCTCCAGGCCTTGAGGATTGGCATCTTGGTTAGGCGGATCTGGGAGATCCGGATCCAAGGCCATCTCCTCACCTTCTGGAAGTGGGACATTGGCCCTGAGCGCCATGTTGTGCAACAGCGCAGTTACGACAACCACAGAACAGCACTTTGTTGGGTTTAGCTGAACGCCACCCGCTGTCTTGCTGACGCAACGGAACCGCTGTTTCCATACCCCTATGGATCGCTCCACAATGGCACGGGTTGTACTCTGCGCCCTGTTAAAACGTGCCTCTGCGTCTGTGTTCGGCTGCTGGTGAGGGGTGAGCAGGAAGGGGCGCAATGGGTAGCCACTGTCTCCGAGAAGCCAGCAACCCCCAAAGCCACCACCCTCTGCCACCTGACACAGCCCAGAGTTGGCCCACATAAAGGCATCGTGGGTGCCGCCCGGCCACTTTGCCACGATGTCAGTGAAGACACCCCGGCCGTCGCACACCACTTGCACGTTCAGGGCGTGAAAGCCTTTCCTACTCACATAGAGGTGCTCGTTCTGTGTGGGCCTGGCAATTGGAACGAGCGTACCATCTACGACTCCGATCACCCGAGGGATCCCAGCGACTGCGTGGAACACGCGGTTGGTCCTCGCAATCTCCTCAGGCGTCGTCGGAAAGGCCATCTCGGGCAGCAGTCTGAGCAGCAGCTCAGTAACAGCAGTCACGGACCTGCTGATCGATGCCCGACTCATGCCTAGACCATCCCCTACCACCTCAAAGAAGCTGCCCGAAGCGTAAAAGCGCAGTGCAGCCAGCAGCTGCACAGATGGTGATAGCGCGTAGCTCCTTCGGGTGGGCCTTTGCAGGTGTGGTGTCAGCAGCTCCACCAGCTCCTCTATCTGAGGTCTACACAAACGGTATTTGCGCAGTATGGCCTCGTCCGTCAGGACGTGTAGGGGGTCGAAATTGACGCGTATGAAAGCGTTCACATACGTCGCCTCGCTTCTGCGGCGCCTACGACGCCGGTTGAACATAAACAGCGCTGCCATCTCTGTCCTACCTTCTGACATGTAATCAAGGAATTTATAGGGTCTAGGTAATGATCCAGCTGTTGTGAATTAGGGTGTACTAGCAATGGGTGGTAACTTGTTAggaggtaggcctactactacttgGAGTAGCCTAATCATCACTACCTAGGCTTGAACGCTTCCACGTTCATTGCTAGTAATGATTTGCTCACGAACGATGACCAATGGATCTCCCTCAACGGCTCCATATCATATCAATGACGAGATGATGAGCAAGGGCTGTGACAAATCATGCCATTGTCCCCACATTGTGTCTCTTCACTGCGACGCAATTTGGTGCTAGCCATGGTGCTGATTTACGGAGCAGCCGAAAATGGTCAAAACCCGTCAAGTCCTAGATAAAGTTGCAACAAAGTTACCCAAGCACAATGACCCACCCAAACTATGCGccctcatccacccacccagACAACCCCACACCGAACAGCAACATGAATGCTACACTTATTTTTGGGTGgatctcagatggtgcactttgGCACTTAAGTGTTcacgtttcagtgcgtatggAGTATTAATTCAGCACTAAAACCGTGCCCGAAGTGCACTGTACCATATGACACAAAGTACTACCATATAAATGACGTTTCAGAGAGAAGTCACAACTTTACAGACACAGGAGACAGGCAAAAATGAGAATGTGGAAAATAGAGCTATTTTCTATTACAGAAATGACCGTGAAAGCTTTTCGACCGTTTTTTTATGGGTGTTCGATTCTTGCATTATTGCATTTTCGTATGAAGCCACGA includes the following:
- the LOC134445166 gene encoding putative nuclease HARBI1, which gives rise to MAALFMFNRRRRRRRSEATYVNAFIRVNFDPLHVLTDEAILRKYRLCRPQIEELVELLTPHLQRPTRRSYALSPSVQLLAALRFYASGSFFEVVGDGLGMSRASISRSVTAVTELLLRLLPEMAFPTTPEEIARTNRVFHAVAGIPRVIGVVDGTLVPIARPTQNEHLYVSRKGFHALNVQVVCDGRGVFTDIVAKWPGGTHDAFMWANSGLCQVAEGGGFGGCWLLGDSGYPLRPFLLTPHQQPNTDAEARFNRAQSTTRAIVERSIGVWKQRFRCVSKTAGGVQLNPTKCCSVVVVTALLHNMALRANVPLPEGEEMALDPDLPDPPNQDANPQGLEVRARLVRHMFGP